One region of Primulina tabacum isolate GXHZ01 chromosome 1, ASM2559414v2, whole genome shotgun sequence genomic DNA includes:
- the LOC142550336 gene encoding uncharacterized protein LOC142550336 isoform X2, producing MLSLNHSRRPAAEVVRAVNKFKADFGGQLVSLEHVQPSSDHVLHRYLLAEAGDTLFASFIGTKQYKDVMADANIFQGAIFNEDATADVNGIEAAEPNIQMNNGENASISVETKPKQTKFTPKPAVHRGFMARAKGIPALELYRLAQKKRQKLVLCGHSLGGAVAVLATLAILRIIAVSSKETERVQVKCITFSQPPVGNAALRDYVNGKGWQHFFKTYCIPEDLVPRILSPAYFHHYNAQNPLPASDAETSPSVPKSRENLEKPKAERVKEHEGEELVLGLGPVQTSFWRLSRLVPIEGFRSQLNKYMGRKVDAVEKFSVTDSNVTSSIDNIVTPPQSLEIEEGSDGISLRPFPEKNEGLSDGMNNGKSPGKNTSSGGDKRPWRSMPSLPSYIPFGQLYLLGHSSVESLSSSEYSKLTSVRSVIAEVRERFQSHSMRSYRSRFQRIYELYMNENTFSFLGREQELQFPHLQKWLGISVASTVELGHIVESPIIRAATSLVPLGWNGIPSEKHGDPLKVDISGFGLHLCTLVQARVNGNWCSTTVESFPSPPEYSLHHELQPEMQKIRIRVGAPLKRPPKQQLLGDGLMPVFPSIDPTRVDLKFNQNICEEMEEKSIHPDGLSDFVVFCTTDFSTAVKEVHVRTRRVRLIGLEGAGKTSLLKSILDQDRTTNHTSLETFNTDVDVRDGVAGGLWYSDSAGLNLQNLNMEASRFRDELWKGIRDLSNKIDLVVLVHNLSHRVPRYGSSASQPPALSVLLDEAKSLGVPWVLAITNKFSVSAHQQKEAINTVVRAYQASPSSTVVINSCPYVMPGAVSLSWNAVNSDATDRKSGNETLIFAPLNLVRRPFQKKPAVLPIEGVTALCQIVHQVLRTKEEADFQELARDRIFLELARERGVSGTADRDALAKSNSLTAAAVGASVGAGVGIILAVVMGAASALRKP from the exons GTATCTATTAGCTGAGGCAGGGGACACATTATTTGCTTCCTTCATTGGAACCAAGCAGTACAA GGATGTCATGGCTGATGCAAATATATTTCAAGGTGCTATATTCAATGAAGATGCCACGGCAGATGTAAATGGTATTGAAGCTGCAGAACCTAACATTCAAATGAATAATGGGGAGAATGCCTCGATTTCTGTTGAGACAAAGCCCAAACAAACAAAGTTTACTCCTAAGCCTGCTGTTCACAGG GGATTCATGGCACGTGCTAAAGGAATACCAGCATTAGAGTTATACAGGCTAGCACAGAAGAAAAGACAAAAGCTTGTGTTATGTGGGCATTCACTTGGTGGAGCG GTAGCAGTTTTAGCCACCCTCGCAATTTTGAGGATTATTGCTGTTTCATCAAAAGAAACTGAAAGGGTCCAGGTGAAGTGCATCACATTCTCACAACCCCCAGTTGGAAATGCTGCCCTAAGAGA TTATGTGAATGGAAAAGGGTGGCagcatttttttaaaacctaTTGTATTCCAGAAGATTTAGTGCCTCGAATATTGTCTCCAGCATATTTTCATCACTATAACGCACAAAATCCATTGCCAGCCTCTGATGCTGAAACTTCACCATCTGTGCCAAAGTCTAGGGAAAATTTGGAGAAGCCGAAGGCAGAAAGGGTGAAGGAACATGAAGGGGAGGAGTTGGTTTTAGGTTTAGGTCCTGTACAAACTTCTTTTTGGAGGCTTTCAAGACTTGTTCCGATAGAAGGTTTTAGAAGTCAGCTAAATAAATATATGGGGAGAAAAGTTGATGCAGTTGAGAAATTTTCTGTCACCGATTCCAATGTAACATCATCAATTGACAACATAGTTACTCCTCCACAGTCTCTTGAGATTGAAGAGGGTTCAGATGGCATTTCTCTGCGGCCTTTCCCCGAAAAAAATGAAGGGTTATCTGATGGAATGAATAATGGGAAATCACCTGGAAAGAATACTAGTAGTGGTGGTGACAAGAGGCCATGGCGCAGTATGCCTTCCTTACCTTCATACATTCCTTTTGGGCAA CTGTATCTTCTGGGACATTCATCTGTTGAGTCGCTATCCAGTTCGGAATACTCAAAACTGACATCG GTCAGATCTGTGATTGCTGAAGTCAGGGAGCGCTTCCAATCGCACTCAATGAGGTCATACAGGTCCCGGTTTCAAAG AATCTATGAACTCTACATGAATGAAAATACATTTTCATTTTTGGGGAGGGAGCAGGAGCTACAATTCCCACATTTACAAAAATGGTTAGGGATTTCAGTTGCTAGTACAGTTGAACTTGGGCATATCGTGGAATCCCCAATAATTCGTGCTGCTACGTCCTTGGTTCCGCTAGGATGGAATGGTATTCCTTCTGAGAAGCATGGAGACCCTCTAAAAGTTGATATTTCTGGTTTTGGATTACATCTTTGTACATTGGTTCAAGCCCGAGTGAATGGAAACTG GTGCTCAACTACAGTGGAATCTTTTCCTTCTCCACCAGAGTACTCTCTGCATCATGAATTGCAGCCAGAGATGCAAAAGATTCGGATACGAGTTGGAGCTCCATTGAAACGACCACCTAAACAACAATTATTGGGGGATGGATTGATGCCTGTATTTCCTTCAATTGATCCAACTCGTGTTGATCTAAAGTTTAATCAGAACATTTGTGAAGAAATGGAGGAAAAATCCATCCATCCAGATGGACTTAGTGATTTTGTTGTATTTTGTACTACTGATTTTTCAACTGCTGTCAAAGAGGTTCATGTTAGAACCCGCAGGGTGCGACTAATTGGCCTTGAG GGTGCGGGTAAGACCTCTCTTCTTAAGTCAATCTTAGATCAGGACAGAACTACAAACCATACAAGTCTAGAAACGTTTAATACAGACGTGGATGTTCGAGACGGTGTTGCTGGTGGTTTGTGGTATTCAGATTCCGCAGGACTAAATTTACAG AATTTGAATATGGAGGCCTCCCGTTTCAGGGATGAATTGTGGAAGGGAATTCGTGACCTGAGTAATAAAATAGATTTGGTGGTTCTTGTACATAACTTGTCCCACCGAGTGCCTCGATATGGATCAAGTGCATCACaaccaccagctctatctgtaCTCCTAGATGAGGCAAAATCTCTTGGTGTTCCTTGGGTCCTTGCTATAACAAACAAATTTTCTGTTAGTGCACACCAGCAAAAGGAAGCTATTAATACTGTTGTTCGGGCATATCAAGCGTCTCCTAGCTCAACCGTGGTGATCAATTCATGTCCATATGTTATGCCTGGTGCTGTTTCTCTCTCATGGAATGCTGTTAACAGCGATGCCACTGATAGGAAATCTGGTAATGAAACACTCATTTTTGCTCCGTTAAATCTTGTCCGGAGGCCTTTCCAAAAGAAACCGGCAGTTCTCCCTATAGAAGGTGTTACCGCTCTCTGTCAAATTGTTCACCAAGTGCTCCGCACTAAGGAGGAAGCAGATTTTCAG GAGCTAGCTAGAGATCGTATTTTCTTGGAATTGGCAAGGGAGCGTGGAGTTTCTGGCACTGCAGATCGAGATGCCCTGGCTAAATCCAATTCTTTGACCGCAGCAGCAGTTGGTGCCTCTGTTGGGGCGGGTGTGGGGATCATATTGGCAGTTGTAATGGGAGCAGCTTCGGCCTTGAGGAAACCCTGA
- the LOC142550336 gene encoding uncharacterized protein LOC142550336 isoform X3 has product MNNGENASISVETKPKQTKFTPKPAVHRGFMARAKGIPALELYRLAQKKRQKLVLCGHSLGGAVAVLATLAILRIIAVSSKETERVQVKCITFSQPPVGNAALRDYVNGKGWQHFFKTYCIPEDLVPRILSPAYFHHYNAQNPLPASDAETSPSVPKSRENLEKPKAERVKEHEGEELVLGLGPVQTSFWRLSRLVPIEGFRSQLNKYMGRKVDAVEKFSVTDSNVTSSIDNIVTPPQSLEIEEGSDGISLRPFPEKNEGLSDGMNNGKSPGKNTSSGGDKRPWRSMPSLPSYIPFGQLYLLGHSSVESLSSSEYSKLTSVRSVIAEVRERFQSHSMRSYRSRFQRIYELYMNENTFSFLGREQELQFPHLQKWLGISVASTVELGHIVESPIIRAATSLVPLGWNGIPSEKHGDPLKVDISGFGLHLCTLVQARVNGNWCSTTVESFPSPPEYSLHHELQPEMQKIRIRVGAPLKRPPKQQLLGDGLMPVFPSIDPTRVDLKFNQNICEEMEEKSIHPDGLSDFVVFCTTDFSTAVKEVHVRTRRVRLIGLEGAGKTSLLKSILDQDRTTNHTSLETFNTDVDVRDGVAGGLWYSDSAGLNLQNLNMEASRFRDELWKGIRDLSNKIDLVVLVHNLSHRVPRYGSSASQPPALSVLLDEAKSLGVPWVLAITNKFSVSAHQQKEAINTVVRAYQASPSSTVVINSCPYVMPGAVSLSWNAVNSDATDRKSGNETLIFAPLNLVRRPFQKKPAVLPIEGVTALCQIVHQVLRTKEEADFQELARDRIFLELARERGVSGTADRDALAKSNSLTAAAVGASVGAGVGIILAVVMGAASALRKP; this is encoded by the exons ATGAATAATGGGGAGAATGCCTCGATTTCTGTTGAGACAAAGCCCAAACAAACAAAGTTTACTCCTAAGCCTGCTGTTCACAGG GGATTCATGGCACGTGCTAAAGGAATACCAGCATTAGAGTTATACAGGCTAGCACAGAAGAAAAGACAAAAGCTTGTGTTATGTGGGCATTCACTTGGTGGAGCG GTAGCAGTTTTAGCCACCCTCGCAATTTTGAGGATTATTGCTGTTTCATCAAAAGAAACTGAAAGGGTCCAGGTGAAGTGCATCACATTCTCACAACCCCCAGTTGGAAATGCTGCCCTAAGAGA TTATGTGAATGGAAAAGGGTGGCagcatttttttaaaacctaTTGTATTCCAGAAGATTTAGTGCCTCGAATATTGTCTCCAGCATATTTTCATCACTATAACGCACAAAATCCATTGCCAGCCTCTGATGCTGAAACTTCACCATCTGTGCCAAAGTCTAGGGAAAATTTGGAGAAGCCGAAGGCAGAAAGGGTGAAGGAACATGAAGGGGAGGAGTTGGTTTTAGGTTTAGGTCCTGTACAAACTTCTTTTTGGAGGCTTTCAAGACTTGTTCCGATAGAAGGTTTTAGAAGTCAGCTAAATAAATATATGGGGAGAAAAGTTGATGCAGTTGAGAAATTTTCTGTCACCGATTCCAATGTAACATCATCAATTGACAACATAGTTACTCCTCCACAGTCTCTTGAGATTGAAGAGGGTTCAGATGGCATTTCTCTGCGGCCTTTCCCCGAAAAAAATGAAGGGTTATCTGATGGAATGAATAATGGGAAATCACCTGGAAAGAATACTAGTAGTGGTGGTGACAAGAGGCCATGGCGCAGTATGCCTTCCTTACCTTCATACATTCCTTTTGGGCAA CTGTATCTTCTGGGACATTCATCTGTTGAGTCGCTATCCAGTTCGGAATACTCAAAACTGACATCG GTCAGATCTGTGATTGCTGAAGTCAGGGAGCGCTTCCAATCGCACTCAATGAGGTCATACAGGTCCCGGTTTCAAAG AATCTATGAACTCTACATGAATGAAAATACATTTTCATTTTTGGGGAGGGAGCAGGAGCTACAATTCCCACATTTACAAAAATGGTTAGGGATTTCAGTTGCTAGTACAGTTGAACTTGGGCATATCGTGGAATCCCCAATAATTCGTGCTGCTACGTCCTTGGTTCCGCTAGGATGGAATGGTATTCCTTCTGAGAAGCATGGAGACCCTCTAAAAGTTGATATTTCTGGTTTTGGATTACATCTTTGTACATTGGTTCAAGCCCGAGTGAATGGAAACTG GTGCTCAACTACAGTGGAATCTTTTCCTTCTCCACCAGAGTACTCTCTGCATCATGAATTGCAGCCAGAGATGCAAAAGATTCGGATACGAGTTGGAGCTCCATTGAAACGACCACCTAAACAACAATTATTGGGGGATGGATTGATGCCTGTATTTCCTTCAATTGATCCAACTCGTGTTGATCTAAAGTTTAATCAGAACATTTGTGAAGAAATGGAGGAAAAATCCATCCATCCAGATGGACTTAGTGATTTTGTTGTATTTTGTACTACTGATTTTTCAACTGCTGTCAAAGAGGTTCATGTTAGAACCCGCAGGGTGCGACTAATTGGCCTTGAG GGTGCGGGTAAGACCTCTCTTCTTAAGTCAATCTTAGATCAGGACAGAACTACAAACCATACAAGTCTAGAAACGTTTAATACAGACGTGGATGTTCGAGACGGTGTTGCTGGTGGTTTGTGGTATTCAGATTCCGCAGGACTAAATTTACAG AATTTGAATATGGAGGCCTCCCGTTTCAGGGATGAATTGTGGAAGGGAATTCGTGACCTGAGTAATAAAATAGATTTGGTGGTTCTTGTACATAACTTGTCCCACCGAGTGCCTCGATATGGATCAAGTGCATCACaaccaccagctctatctgtaCTCCTAGATGAGGCAAAATCTCTTGGTGTTCCTTGGGTCCTTGCTATAACAAACAAATTTTCTGTTAGTGCACACCAGCAAAAGGAAGCTATTAATACTGTTGTTCGGGCATATCAAGCGTCTCCTAGCTCAACCGTGGTGATCAATTCATGTCCATATGTTATGCCTGGTGCTGTTTCTCTCTCATGGAATGCTGTTAACAGCGATGCCACTGATAGGAAATCTGGTAATGAAACACTCATTTTTGCTCCGTTAAATCTTGTCCGGAGGCCTTTCCAAAAGAAACCGGCAGTTCTCCCTATAGAAGGTGTTACCGCTCTCTGTCAAATTGTTCACCAAGTGCTCCGCACTAAGGAGGAAGCAGATTTTCAG GAGCTAGCTAGAGATCGTATTTTCTTGGAATTGGCAAGGGAGCGTGGAGTTTCTGGCACTGCAGATCGAGATGCCCTGGCTAAATCCAATTCTTTGACCGCAGCAGCAGTTGGTGCCTCTGTTGGGGCGGGTGTGGGGATCATATTGGCAGTTGTAATGGGAGCAGCTTCGGCCTTGAGGAAACCCTGA